A genomic window from Micromonospora sp. WMMA1947 includes:
- a CDS encoding glycoside hydrolase family 13 protein yields MADNSPWWRSAVIYQVYPRSFADGDGDGIGDVAGIRSRLDHLAALGVDAIWFSPWYPSPMADAGYDVADYRDIDPVFGTLAEVEALIAEAHALGIRSIVDVVPNHCSDAHQWFRAALAGGPGAPERDLFWFRPGRGPGGDLPPTDWTGEFGGPTWTRTTDPDGTPGDWYLHLFAPQQPDFNWDHPRVRAEFEDILRFWFERGVDGIRIDSAGLLVKDGTLPEVHPDRPHPFRDQDGVHDVYRAWRRIADSYPGERALVGEVWLPDRQRFANYLRPDELHTAFNFDFLGCAWDATALRESIDGTLAAHAPVGAPATWVLSNHDVTRHVTRYGRADTRFSFAAKREGIPTDLELGTRRARAAALLSLALPGAAYVYQGEELGLWEVEDIPYELRQDPMWERSGRVDPGRDGCRVPLPWQGDTPPFGFSPDGAATAPWLPQPADWKDRTVRAQTGDPHSMLELYRAALALRRTEPALGDGTLTWLPAPDGVLAFAREPGFTCLVNLGGAAVPLPAHDELLLASGPLDDDRLPPDTAVWLRTRSA; encoded by the coding sequence ATGGCCGACAACAGCCCGTGGTGGCGCTCCGCGGTGATCTACCAGGTCTACCCGCGCAGCTTCGCCGACGGCGACGGCGACGGGATCGGCGACGTCGCCGGCATCCGGTCCCGCCTGGATCACCTCGCCGCGCTCGGCGTCGACGCGATCTGGTTCAGCCCCTGGTACCCGTCGCCGATGGCCGACGCCGGCTACGACGTGGCCGACTACCGCGACATCGATCCGGTCTTCGGCACGCTCGCCGAGGTGGAGGCGCTGATCGCCGAGGCGCACGCGCTCGGCATCCGCAGCATCGTCGACGTGGTGCCCAACCACTGCTCCGACGCGCACCAGTGGTTCCGGGCCGCGCTCGCCGGCGGGCCGGGCGCGCCGGAGCGGGACCTGTTCTGGTTCCGTCCCGGCCGGGGACCGGGCGGTGACCTGCCGCCCACCGACTGGACCGGCGAGTTCGGCGGCCCGACCTGGACCCGCACCACCGACCCGGACGGCACCCCCGGCGACTGGTACCTGCACCTGTTCGCCCCGCAGCAACCCGACTTCAACTGGGACCACCCCCGGGTCCGCGCCGAGTTCGAGGACATCCTGCGGTTCTGGTTCGAGCGGGGCGTGGACGGCATCCGCATCGACTCGGCCGGTCTGCTCGTCAAGGACGGCACCCTGCCGGAGGTCCACCCGGACCGGCCACACCCGTTCCGCGACCAGGACGGCGTGCACGACGTGTACCGCGCGTGGCGGCGCATCGCCGACTCGTACCCGGGCGAGCGGGCCCTGGTGGGGGAGGTGTGGCTGCCCGACCGGCAGCGGTTCGCGAACTACCTGCGCCCGGACGAGCTGCACACCGCGTTCAACTTCGACTTCCTCGGCTGCGCCTGGGACGCCACCGCGCTGCGGGAGAGCATCGACGGCACGCTCGCCGCGCACGCCCCGGTCGGCGCGCCCGCCACCTGGGTGCTGTCCAACCACGACGTCACCCGCCACGTCACCCGGTACGGCCGCGCCGACACCCGGTTCAGCTTCGCCGCCAAACGCGAGGGCATCCCCACCGACCTGGAACTGGGCACCCGCCGGGCCCGCGCCGCCGCGCTGCTGTCCCTCGCGCTGCCCGGCGCCGCCTACGTCTACCAGGGTGAGGAACTGGGCCTCTGGGAGGTCGAGGACATCCCGTACGAGCTGCGGCAGGACCCGATGTGGGAGCGGTCCGGGCGGGTCGACCCGGGCCGCGACGGCTGCCGGGTGCCGCTGCCCTGGCAGGGCGACACCCCGCCGTTCGGGTTCAGCCCCGACGGCGCGGCCACCGCGCCCTGGCTGCCGCAACCGGCCGACTGGAAGGACCGCACGGTCCGCGCCCAGACCGGCGACCCGCACTCGATGCTGGAGCTGTACCGGGCCGCGCTGGCGCTGCGCCGCACCGAACCGGCGCTCGGCGACGGCACGCTGACCTGGCTGCCCGCACCGGACGGTGTGCTCGCGTTCGCCCGCGAACCCGGCTTCACCTGCCTGGTCAACCTCGGCGGCGCGGCTGTGCCGCTGCCCGCGCACGACGAGCTGCTGCTCGCCAGCGGCCCACTCGACGACGACCGGCTGCCACCGGACACCGCGGTCTGGCTGCGTACCCGATCGGCCTGA
- a CDS encoding sugar ABC transporter permease — MALTTAPGATRRTGPVAPPPSRTAGRRAGLGRKVRDNVTGHTFLIGAVVCFAVFSWYPMVRGVVMSFQRTRRGETTWVGWENYSRIIADPSFWTAWKNTFVFTGLALVLGYLVPFFVAILLNELHHAKGYLRVLVYLPVMLPPASALFLFKFYAYDPSEAGLFNAILTALGLPTSEWMQSQAMTMPAMVIASTWMNMGGAVLIYLAALQNIPGELYEAAEIDGAGVWRRIRHVTIPQTRLILALLAMLQIVATMQLFIEPLILANGAGTQDSATSVAYLIYQHGFFQNDLNGAAALGVIMLVVLAGFSAVYLRLTARQD, encoded by the coding sequence TTGGCGCTCACCACCGCCCCCGGTGCCACCCGCCGTACCGGCCCCGTCGCGCCGCCGCCGTCGCGTACCGCCGGACGCCGCGCCGGCCTCGGCCGCAAGGTCCGGGACAACGTCACCGGGCACACGTTCCTCATCGGCGCTGTCGTCTGCTTCGCCGTCTTCTCCTGGTACCCGATGGTGCGCGGCGTCGTGATGAGCTTCCAGCGCACCCGCCGGGGCGAGACCACCTGGGTCGGCTGGGAAAACTACAGCCGGATCATCGCCGATCCGAGCTTCTGGACCGCCTGGAAGAACACGTTCGTCTTCACCGGCCTGGCGCTGGTGCTCGGCTACCTGGTGCCGTTCTTCGTGGCGATCCTGCTCAACGAGCTGCACCACGCCAAGGGCTACCTGCGGGTGCTGGTCTACCTGCCGGTGATGCTGCCGCCGGCCTCAGCGCTGTTCCTGTTCAAGTTCTACGCGTACGACCCGAGCGAGGCGGGGCTGTTCAACGCGATCCTCACCGCGCTGGGACTGCCCACGTCGGAGTGGATGCAGTCGCAGGCGATGACGATGCCCGCCATGGTGATCGCGTCGACCTGGATGAACATGGGCGGCGCCGTACTGATCTACCTGGCCGCGTTGCAGAACATCCCCGGCGAGCTGTACGAGGCCGCCGAGATCGACGGCGCCGGGGTGTGGCGGCGCATCCGGCACGTGACGATCCCGCAGACCCGGCTGATCCTGGCGCTGCTGGCGATGCTCCAGATCGTGGCCACCATGCAGCTGTTCATCGAGCCGCTGATCCTCGCCAACGGCGCCGGTACGCAGGACTCGGCGACCTCGGTGGCGTACCTGATCTACCAGCACGGGTTCTTCCAGAACGACCTCAACGGCGCCGCCGCGCTCGGCGTGATCATGCTGGTGGTGCTGGCCGGGTTCTCCGCCGTCTACCTGCGACTGACCGCGAGACAGGACTAG
- a CDS encoding discoidin domain-containing protein translates to MSRLRTGIVAALAAVGLVVTAAPAPPALAAGGPNLAAGRTATASSVNGPYVAANLTDGNQGSYWESSGALPQWAQVDLGTSRAVDQVVLKLPAAWEARSQTLSVQAGADGSGFTTVVASAGRTFSPAAANTVTLGFTATNARYLRVVITANTGWTAAQLAELEVYGAATSSTNLALGRTMTESGHADVYGAGNANDGNAATYWESPNNAFPQWIQADLGAATSINRLVLRLPSGWGARTQTITVQGSTNGSTFGTLVGSASYAFDPGGGNTVTVTVPTASTRYVRLLFTANSAWPAGQLAELEVYGPATGDTQAPSAPGNLAVTEPATDQVRLTWTASTDNVGVTGYDVYANGVLRTSVGGTTLTYTDTQPAGTTVSYYVRARDAAGNVSANSNTVTRTGNTGDTVAPTAPGNLAHTQPASGQIRLTWTASTDNVGVTGYEVYANGTLRTTASGSTLTYTDSQPDSATVSYHVRARDAAGNVSANSNTVTRTGSSTGGTNLAVGKPATASSMVHVFAAANAVDNDVTTYWEGAPGAYPSTLTVALGANAAISAVVVKLNPDPAWGARTQTFQVLGREQSASGFTSLVGSATYSFNPASANTVTVPVSATAADVRLQFTANSGSSNGQVAEIQVIGVPAPNPDLTVTAVTAAPSAPVETDAITLSATVRNAGTAASAATAVTLYLGTTKVGTAAVGALAAGASSTVSANIGVRDAGSYPLTAKVDESNAVIEQNEANNSYTSPTPLTVSPVASSDLVASAVTWSPGTPSAGAAVSFAVTLRNQGTIASASGAHGVTLTVRDQSGAVVRTLTGSYSGTIAAGATAGPVSLGTWTAVNGRYTVRVVLADDANELPVKRQNNTSDRSLFVGRGANLPYDAYEAEDGTTGGGAQVIGPNRTIGDLAGEASGRRAVTLNTTGAYVEWTTRSAANALVARFSIPDAPGGGGIDSTINVYVNGVLHKPMSLTSKHIWLYGAEAGPSDSPSAGAPRHLYDEANVLLDSTVPAGSRIRLQKDPANTTTYAIDFVDTELVSPRANPDPARYKVPTGFSHADVQNALDAVRMDTTGTLVGVYLPAGTYETAQKFQVYGKAVKVVGAGMWFTRFQTPRNQQNTDAGFRVESSASGSTFAHLAFFGNYTNRIDGPGKVWGELKDVDDLTLDSVWVEHTVCAYWGVSVDGLTIRDSRFRNTFADAVNMTNGSTDNLVTNSEGRSNGDDAFALFSATDQGGSGGNHGNVFENLTATLTWRAAGLAVYGGYDNVFRNLYIADQLTYSGITISSLDFGYPFVGFGASPPTRFENISLIRSGGHFWGAQTFPAMWLFSASKEFRGIRVTDVDIVDPTYSGIMFQTKYNGSQPENPITDTVLTNVSISGARRSGDAFDAKSGFGIWVNEMPEPGQGPAVGAATFTNLRLADNAQDIKNTTTTFTITRN, encoded by the coding sequence ATGTCCAGACTCCGTACCGGAATCGTCGCGGCGCTCGCCGCGGTCGGCCTGGTCGTCACCGCGGCCCCCGCCCCACCGGCCCTCGCCGCCGGCGGCCCGAACCTCGCCGCCGGGCGCACCGCCACCGCCAGCAGCGTCAACGGCCCCTACGTCGCGGCCAACCTGACCGACGGCAACCAGGGCAGCTACTGGGAGAGCAGCGGCGCGCTCCCACAGTGGGCCCAGGTCGACCTCGGCACCAGCCGCGCCGTCGACCAGGTGGTGCTGAAGCTCCCGGCCGCCTGGGAGGCCCGCAGCCAGACGCTGTCGGTGCAGGCCGGCGCCGACGGCAGCGGCTTCACCACAGTCGTCGCCTCCGCCGGCCGCACGTTCAGCCCGGCCGCCGCCAACACCGTGACGCTCGGCTTCACCGCCACGAACGCCCGCTACCTGCGGGTCGTGATCACCGCGAACACCGGCTGGACCGCCGCGCAGCTCGCCGAGCTGGAGGTGTACGGCGCGGCCACCTCCTCGACCAACCTGGCGCTCGGCCGGACCATGACCGAGAGCGGCCACGCCGACGTGTACGGCGCCGGCAACGCCAACGACGGCAACGCGGCCACCTACTGGGAGAGCCCGAACAACGCGTTCCCGCAGTGGATCCAGGCCGACCTGGGCGCTGCCACCAGCATCAACCGGCTGGTGCTGCGGCTGCCGTCCGGCTGGGGCGCGCGCACCCAGACGATCACCGTGCAGGGCAGCACGAACGGCTCCACGTTCGGCACGCTCGTCGGCTCCGCGTCGTACGCGTTCGACCCGGGCGGCGGCAACACGGTGACGGTCACCGTGCCCACCGCGTCCACCCGGTACGTGCGGCTGCTGTTCACCGCGAACAGCGCCTGGCCCGCCGGTCAGCTCGCCGAGCTGGAGGTCTACGGCCCGGCCACCGGTGACACCCAGGCGCCGAGCGCGCCCGGCAACCTCGCGGTCACCGAGCCCGCCACCGACCAGGTGCGGCTGACCTGGACCGCGTCCACCGACAACGTGGGCGTCACCGGCTACGACGTGTACGCCAACGGTGTGCTGCGCACGAGCGTCGGCGGCACCACGCTGACGTACACCGACACCCAGCCGGCCGGGACCACCGTCTCCTACTACGTGCGGGCGCGGGACGCGGCCGGGAACGTGTCGGCGAACAGCAACACGGTGACCCGTACCGGCAACACCGGGGACACCGTCGCGCCCACCGCGCCCGGCAACCTGGCCCACACCCAGCCGGCGAGCGGACAGATCCGGCTGACCTGGACCGCGTCCACGGACAACGTGGGCGTCACCGGCTACGAGGTGTACGCCAACGGCACGCTGCGCACCACAGCCAGCGGCTCCACGCTCACGTACACCGACAGCCAGCCGGACAGCGCCACCGTCTCGTACCACGTGCGGGCCCGCGACGCCGCCGGGAACGTGTCCGCGAACAGCAACACCGTCACCCGCACCGGCAGCAGCACCGGCGGCACCAACCTGGCGGTCGGCAAGCCCGCCACCGCCTCGTCGATGGTGCACGTGTTCGCCGCCGCCAACGCCGTCGACAACGACGTCACCACGTACTGGGAGGGCGCGCCCGGCGCGTACCCGAGCACGCTCACCGTCGCGCTCGGCGCCAACGCCGCCATCAGCGCGGTCGTGGTGAAGCTCAACCCGGACCCGGCGTGGGGCGCGCGTACCCAGACGTTCCAGGTGCTCGGGCGGGAGCAGTCCGCGTCCGGGTTCACCAGCCTGGTCGGCTCCGCCACGTACTCCTTCAACCCGGCCAGCGCGAACACGGTGACCGTCCCGGTCTCCGCGACCGCCGCGGACGTGCGGCTCCAGTTCACCGCGAACTCCGGCTCCTCCAACGGCCAGGTCGCCGAAATCCAGGTCATCGGCGTGCCGGCGCCGAACCCGGACCTCACCGTCACCGCCGTCACCGCCGCGCCGTCCGCGCCGGTGGAGACCGACGCGATCACGCTGTCCGCCACCGTGCGCAACGCCGGCACCGCGGCCTCCGCCGCCACCGCCGTCACCCTCTACCTGGGTACGACGAAGGTCGGCACCGCCGCCGTCGGCGCACTCGCCGCAGGCGCGTCGAGCACGGTCTCGGCCAACATCGGCGTACGCGACGCCGGCAGCTACCCGCTCACCGCGAAGGTCGACGAGTCGAACGCGGTGATCGAGCAGAACGAGGCGAACAACTCCTACACCAGCCCGACCCCGCTGACTGTCAGCCCGGTCGCCAGCTCCGACCTGGTCGCCTCCGCCGTCACCTGGTCACCCGGCACGCCGAGCGCCGGCGCGGCCGTCTCCTTCGCGGTGACGCTGCGCAACCAGGGCACGATCGCGTCGGCGAGCGGCGCGCACGGCGTCACGCTGACGGTGCGCGACCAGTCCGGCGCGGTGGTCCGCACGCTCACCGGCTCGTACAGCGGCACGATCGCGGCCGGGGCCACCGCCGGTCCGGTGTCGCTGGGTACCTGGACCGCCGTCAACGGCCGGTACACCGTGCGGGTGGTGCTCGCCGACGACGCCAACGAGCTGCCGGTCAAGCGGCAGAACAACACCAGCGACCGGTCGCTGTTCGTCGGCCGAGGCGCGAACCTGCCGTACGACGCCTACGAGGCCGAGGACGGCACGACCGGCGGCGGCGCGCAGGTGATCGGCCCGAACCGCACCATCGGCGACCTCGCCGGGGAGGCGTCCGGCCGCCGCGCGGTCACGCTCAACACCACCGGCGCGTACGTCGAGTGGACCACCCGCTCGGCGGCGAACGCGCTGGTCGCCCGCTTCTCCATCCCGGACGCGCCGGGCGGAGGCGGGATCGACTCGACGATCAACGTCTACGTCAACGGTGTGCTGCACAAGCCGATGAGCCTCACCTCCAAGCACATCTGGCTCTACGGCGCCGAAGCCGGGCCGAGCGACTCGCCGAGCGCCGGGGCGCCCCGGCACCTGTACGACGAGGCGAACGTCCTGCTCGACAGCACGGTCCCGGCGGGCAGCCGGATCCGGCTCCAGAAGGACCCGGCGAACACCACCACGTACGCGATCGACTTCGTCGACACCGAACTGGTGTCGCCGCGCGCCAACCCCGACCCGGCCCGCTACAAGGTGCCCACCGGGTTCAGCCACGCCGACGTGCAGAACGCGCTCGACGCGGTCCGGATGGACACCACCGGCACCCTGGTCGGCGTCTACCTGCCCGCCGGCACGTACGAGACGGCGCAGAAGTTCCAGGTGTACGGCAAGGCGGTGAAGGTCGTCGGCGCCGGCATGTGGTTCACCCGCTTCCAGACGCCGCGCAACCAGCAGAACACCGACGCCGGCTTCCGGGTCGAGTCCTCGGCGAGCGGCTCGACCTTCGCCCACCTGGCGTTCTTCGGCAACTACACCAACCGGATCGACGGGCCCGGCAAGGTGTGGGGCGAACTGAAGGACGTGGACGACCTGACGCTCGACAGCGTCTGGGTGGAGCACACCGTGTGCGCGTACTGGGGGGTGAGCGTGGACGGGCTGACCATCCGGGACAGCCGGTTCCGCAACACCTTCGCCGACGCGGTGAACATGACGAACGGCAGCACCGACAACCTGGTCACCAACTCGGAGGGCCGCTCCAACGGTGACGACGCGTTCGCGTTGTTCTCCGCCACCGACCAGGGCGGCTCCGGCGGCAACCACGGCAACGTGTTCGAGAACCTGACCGCCACGCTGACCTGGCGGGCGGCCGGGCTGGCCGTGTACGGCGGCTACGACAACGTGTTCCGCAACCTCTACATCGCCGACCAGCTCACGTACTCGGGCATCACGATCAGCTCGCTGGACTTCGGCTACCCGTTCGTCGGGTTCGGCGCCAGCCCGCCCACCCGGTTCGAGAACATCTCCCTGATCCGGTCCGGCGGCCACTTCTGGGGTGCGCAGACGTTCCCGGCGATGTGGTTGTTCTCCGCGTCGAAGGAGTTCCGTGGCATCCGGGTGACCGACGTGGACATCGTCGACCCGACGTACTCGGGGATCATGTTCCAGACCAAGTACAACGGCAGCCAGCCGGAGAACCCGATCACCGACACGGTGCTGACGAACGTGTCGATCTCCGGCGCGCGGCGCAGCGGTGACGCGTTCGACGCGAAGTCCGGCTTCGGCATCTGGGTCAACGAGATGCCCGAGCCAGGTCAGGGCCCCGCGGTCGGCGCGGCGACCTTCACCAACCTCCGCCTGGCCGACAACGCCCAGGACATCAAGAACACCACAACAACCTTCACCATCACCCGCAACTGA
- a CDS encoding discoidin domain-containing protein, giving the protein MAEHRTAHRHRSTGVAALAAVTLAASTLVVVALTTTATPASAAGLSPFDITGRGATVPFREQEAEQAAHTGTKIGPDRRYGTLPSEASGREAVTLDAVGEYVEFTLTAPANAVTFRYSLPDNAAGTGRDATIDLRANGTLVKAVPVTSRYGWYYGGYPFNNNPGDTNPHHFYDETRTMFGTTYPAGTKIRLQVSSTAQSPTFTIDLADFELVGAPITKPSGVLDVVTDFGADPTGGTDSTAKFQAAVDAGRAQGRAVWIPAGTFTLWDHVVVDGVTLRGAGPWYSVLGGRHPTDRKRAAGIYGKYVPGGGYSGEIRPHEAGGPSRNVTLRDFAIIGDIRERVDEDQVNAIGGAMSNSVVDNLWLQHTKVGAWMDGPMDNFTIRNSRILDQTADGVNFHWGVTNSTVTNTFVRNTGDDALAMWAQNVPNVGNSFTRNTIGVTILANHLVTYGGRDITIADNVTADSVTNGGGIHVANRYPGVTGPTAVAGTITVARNTLIRNGNSDYNWQFGVGAIWFSALNEPIQGAAIAVTDTDILDSSYAALHWIEGQTSGISFDNVRIDGAGTYALQVQAPSQVRFTNVRATGIAQSNPIHNCVGSGFQITQGAGNSGWYTPTPYCGPWPQPQWGNGPSSPPPTSPAPTTAAPTTAAPTTAPPTTPPPAGGNLALGRPATATSTTQTYAAANAVDGTATSYWESANNAFPQSLTVDLGASRTVDRVVLKLPPGWERRTQTLSVLGSTDGSSYTTLAASAGRVFDPAAGNSVSIPLPSGDRRFVRVTVTGNTGWPAAQLAELEVYGGGITTPPPATTAPPTTAPPAGNLAAGRPVTETSHADVYGAANTVDGNAATYWESANNAFPQSVTVDLSSARPVARVVLKLPPSAAWQTRTQTVAVLGSTDGPSFSTLKAAAGYTFDPAGGNSVSIALPAGDRRYVRLTFTGNTGWPAGQLSEFEVYAS; this is encoded by the coding sequence ATGGCCGAGCACCGCACCGCGCACCGCCACCGCAGCACCGGCGTGGCCGCCCTCGCCGCCGTCACGCTCGCCGCCTCGACACTCGTCGTCGTGGCGCTCACCACGACCGCCACCCCGGCGTCCGCCGCCGGGCTGTCCCCGTTCGACATCACCGGACGCGGCGCCACAGTGCCGTTCCGGGAGCAGGAGGCCGAGCAGGCCGCCCACACCGGCACGAAGATCGGCCCCGACCGGCGCTACGGCACGCTGCCGTCGGAGGCGTCCGGCCGGGAGGCGGTCACGCTCGACGCGGTCGGCGAGTACGTCGAGTTCACGCTCACCGCCCCGGCCAACGCTGTCACGTTCCGGTACAGCCTGCCGGACAACGCCGCCGGCACCGGCCGCGACGCCACCATCGACCTGCGCGCCAACGGCACCCTGGTCAAGGCGGTGCCGGTCACCTCCCGGTACGGCTGGTACTACGGCGGCTACCCGTTCAACAACAACCCGGGCGACACCAACCCGCACCACTTCTACGACGAGACCCGCACCATGTTCGGCACCACGTACCCGGCCGGCACGAAGATCCGCCTCCAGGTCTCCTCGACCGCCCAGTCACCCACGTTCACCATCGACCTGGCCGACTTCGAGCTGGTCGGCGCACCGATCACCAAGCCGTCCGGCGTGCTGGACGTGGTGACCGACTTCGGCGCCGACCCGACCGGCGGCACCGACTCGACGGCGAAGTTCCAGGCCGCCGTGGACGCCGGCAGGGCGCAGGGCCGGGCGGTGTGGATCCCGGCCGGCACGTTCACGCTCTGGGACCACGTGGTGGTCGACGGCGTGACGCTGCGCGGCGCCGGCCCCTGGTACTCGGTGCTGGGCGGGCGGCACCCGACCGATCGCAAACGCGCCGCCGGCATCTACGGCAAGTACGTGCCGGGCGGCGGCTACTCGGGCGAGATCCGCCCGCACGAGGCCGGTGGGCCCAGCCGCAACGTCACGCTGCGGGACTTCGCCATCATCGGCGACATCCGGGAACGCGTCGACGAGGACCAGGTCAACGCCATCGGCGGGGCGATGAGCAACTCCGTGGTGGACAACCTGTGGTTGCAGCACACCAAGGTCGGCGCCTGGATGGACGGCCCGATGGACAACTTCACCATCCGCAACAGCCGCATCCTCGACCAGACCGCCGACGGGGTGAACTTCCACTGGGGCGTCACCAACTCCACTGTGACGAACACGTTCGTCCGCAACACCGGCGACGACGCGCTGGCCATGTGGGCGCAGAACGTGCCGAACGTCGGCAACTCCTTCACCCGCAACACCATCGGCGTGACGATCCTGGCCAACCACCTGGTCACGTACGGCGGGCGGGACATCACCATCGCGGACAACGTCACCGCCGACTCGGTCACCAACGGCGGCGGCATCCACGTGGCGAACCGCTACCCGGGCGTCACCGGGCCGACAGCAGTGGCCGGGACGATCACGGTGGCCCGCAACACGCTGATCCGCAACGGCAACTCCGACTACAACTGGCAGTTCGGCGTCGGTGCGATCTGGTTCTCCGCGCTCAACGAACCGATCCAGGGCGCCGCGATCGCCGTCACCGACACCGACATCCTGGACAGCTCGTACGCGGCGCTGCACTGGATCGAAGGCCAGACCAGCGGCATCTCGTTCGACAACGTCCGCATCGACGGCGCGGGCACGTACGCGCTCCAGGTGCAGGCGCCCAGCCAGGTCCGGTTCACGAACGTGCGCGCCACCGGCATCGCGCAGTCCAACCCGATCCACAACTGCGTCGGCAGCGGCTTCCAGATCACCCAGGGCGCCGGCAACTCCGGCTGGTACACACCCACCCCGTACTGCGGGCCGTGGCCGCAGCCGCAGTGGGGCAACGGCCCGTCCAGCCCGCCGCCGACCAGCCCGGCGCCGACCACGGCAGCGCCGACGACAGCAGCGCCGACCACCGCGCCGCCGACCACGCCGCCGCCGGCCGGCGGGAACCTGGCCCTGGGCCGGCCGGCGACAGCCACCAGCACCACCCAGACGTACGCCGCCGCCAACGCCGTCGACGGCACCGCCACCAGCTACTGGGAGAGCGCCAACAACGCGTTCCCGCAGTCGCTCACCGTCGACCTCGGCGCGTCGCGCACCGTCGACCGGGTGGTGCTGAAGCTCCCGCCCGGCTGGGAACGGCGTACCCAGACGCTGTCGGTGCTCGGCTCCACCGACGGCTCCTCGTACACCACGCTGGCCGCGTCGGCGGGGCGTGTCTTCGACCCGGCCGCCGGCAACAGCGTGTCGATCCCGCTGCCGTCCGGCGACCGGCGGTTCGTCCGGGTCACCGTCACCGGCAACACCGGCTGGCCGGCGGCCCAGCTCGCCGAACTGGAGGTGTACGGCGGCGGCATCACCACGCCGCCGCCCGCCACGACAGCGCCGCCCACCACCGCGCCACCGGCCGGCAACCTCGCGGCGGGCCGGCCGGTCACCGAGACCAGCCACGCCGACGTGTACGGCGCCGCGAACACCGTCGACGGCAACGCCGCCACCTACTGGGAGAGCGCCAACAACGCCTTCCCCCAGTCGGTGACAGTCGACCTGAGCAGCGCCCGGCCGGTCGCCCGGGTGGTGCTGAAGCTGCCCCCGTCGGCCGCCTGGCAGACCCGTACCCAAACCGTGGCGGTGCTCGGCTCCACCGACGGCCCGTCGTTCTCGACGCTCAAGGCGGCGGCGGGCTACACGTTCGACCCGGCGGGCGGCAACAGCGTGTCGATAGCGCTGCCCGCCGGTGACCGCCGCTACGTGCGGCTGACCTTTACCGGCAACACCGGCTGGCCGGCCGGCCAGCTGTCCGAGTTCGAGGTGTACGCCTCCTGA
- a CDS encoding carbohydrate ABC transporter permease, with product MAADTTTRTLISHAQLRRGRGRVLYWVVLSAVVAGFTLVFLGPLYWMVTGALKSGQEIAQTPPTLFPRDPQPGNYVDAWTNLDLAKLLFNTFYYATGAVVFQLVLDTAAAYALSKLRPVLGKLILGMMLATLMIPAMVLIVPQYVTVIDLPIVHVNLLDSPFAIWLPLVANAFNIFLLKRFFDSIPEDLMAAAMMDGASPLRTLWSIVLPMSRPILGVVAIFAVTAVWKDFLWPKLVMPSPETRTVSVGIYAFAGGTPMNVVIAASVIAAIPTVVLFLIFQRNIMSGLTTGGLKG from the coding sequence ATGGCCGCCGACACCACCACCCGTACCCTCATCTCGCACGCGCAGCTGCGGCGCGGTCGCGGCCGCGTCCTCTACTGGGTCGTGCTCTCCGCGGTCGTGGCCGGGTTCACGCTGGTGTTCCTCGGCCCGCTGTACTGGATGGTCACCGGCGCGCTGAAGTCCGGCCAGGAGATCGCCCAGACGCCGCCGACGCTGTTCCCGCGCGATCCGCAGCCGGGCAACTACGTCGACGCCTGGACCAACCTGGATCTCGCGAAGCTGCTGTTCAACACGTTCTACTACGCGACCGGGGCGGTGGTGTTCCAGCTCGTCCTCGACACCGCCGCCGCGTACGCGTTGTCGAAGCTGCGCCCGGTGCTGGGCAAGCTGATCCTCGGCATGATGCTGGCGACGCTGATGATCCCGGCGATGGTGCTCATCGTCCCGCAGTACGTCACGGTGATCGACCTGCCGATCGTGCACGTCAACCTGCTCGACTCGCCGTTCGCGATCTGGCTGCCGCTGGTGGCCAACGCGTTCAACATCTTCCTGCTGAAACGGTTCTTCGACTCGATCCCGGAGGACCTGATGGCCGCCGCCATGATGGACGGCGCCTCCCCGCTGCGCACGCTCTGGTCCATCGTCCTGCCGATGTCGCGGCCGATCCTCGGCGTGGTGGCGATCTTCGCGGTGACGGCGGTCTGGAAGGACTTCCTCTGGCCGAAGCTGGTCATGCCGTCACCGGAGACGCGGACCGTCAGCGTCGGCATCTACGCATTCGCCGGCGGCACCCCGATGAACGTGGTCATCGCCGCGTCGGTGATCGCCGCGATCCCCACCGTCGTGCTGTTCCTGATCTTCCAGCGCAACATCATGTCCGGCCTGACCACCGGCGGCCTCAAGGGCTGA